TTTCCCCCTCCTGTTGCTTGAGATTTATCCACATTTGACCAAAggattaatttattcattatcaTATGTTGTAACAATCTGTTTATTTATCCCCCCCAGAACCACCCCCCACATAGAGGAGTTTATTTGGTGTGGGTCACAACCTAGGGCCTAGAATCTGAAATCTGGGCCCCCCCCACCCTCATTTTGTGGCTTCAGTGGGTGCATAGTCCAGGCAGAACAAGTGTCTCCTCCTGGGTGCtgcagaaggaagggagacagaggCACACCCATAAAGGTGGCCACACCCAGGAGGGACTGGCAGGTAGGAAGACAGATTCTCCCAATAAAGGCACTTGTACTTCAGTAAGAGGCTGGGAGTTGGCTGGGAGTGTTGTCGGGGCAGGGAGGAGTTTCTCGAAGGAAGTGTTATTTGCAGGCTTCAGAGAGAAATGAAGGGAGTTCACCTACACCGGGCCATCTGCAGGGTCTGCaagtgaggaaaagagaggaaagcatTGGCAGGATCCTATGCCCATTTCCAGACAAGGAATACTGAAGCTTATGGTACTCATGGGCTAAAGCCATCAGTATCAATAAGGGGGCATTTGTGCCCGTGGGAGACCCCCTTTCCTACTCAAACCCCCAGCAACACTTCCCCCCactaacacacacactcaccagtAGGAGCTGCTGTATGTCTTTGCTGCCGCAAGGGGAAGGTGATGTAGGCATCATAGCCAAAGAGGCTTGTGGCAAGTAGGCCCAGTACCTGAGGGTGGGGATGGGCACAAGGGAGGTTGTATTAGGTCCGTCAGCCTACTCAGCCTCTTGCTTCCTTCTATCTACCACCTCCAATGACTGCTCCCATGCAGGGATGGTGACTAAAACCCCAGATCAGGAAGCCAGAGAGCCCTAGGGACAAGCCAGGAGATGGGAATCTaccccatcctccctcctcctAGAACCTCCCAACACAGGGTAACCACACAGTGGCCCCACACGTCAGTGGCACCATGCACATTGTACATTCAAGACAAAGTTCTAGTGGATGGTAGTCTCGTGTGTTGACAAAGGGGCCACCTCTTTGTGCTTTCCACAGAGGTCCTTGTGTTGGACAAGGCATGGCCTTTCGTGGAAAATGATGATCTCGGGAGGACAACCAGAGCACGGTCCAGACCTTCCTGCAGGCTCTGAGGACAAGTGTGACCTGCTAAGGGCCATATACTTTCTcccaaaagcagaagcagaactGGGCCCTGGATTCTCTAACCCCTATCTTTGCCTTGGAGCTGCCTCTGTGGCTTTTACCCCTGCGATGATTTTGGAGTGGTTTCCTCCCTCAACAAGGACaacaatggaggtgatcaggtagAGGATGGCCGCTATGAGGGTTCGGAAGAAGTCCTGTGAGGcatggggagaagaggggaagtCAGCATCTTCGGTCCCAGGACCATCCCAACTGCCCCGGGGATCCTCCCTAGTCCTGCCCCTTTCTCACACTCCAAGGCCAGTTGATGATCTGTATCTTCGTATGCAGGTCACACATGTAGATGACAAAGAAGATAGCAGCAAGGATCATCTCGACCACGGACAGGGAGGAGTATCCTGGCGTGGAGGCACTGAAGCAgatcagaatcaccaggcacaATATCTGGAAGGATGACAGGGGAAAGGGGACAACCCCCCCCCCTCCAATCAGCATCCAGGGCTGAGGGGATTTGGCTTAAATTGGAGGTCTCAAACTCCAACGATGCCTACCAGGGCTGGAAAGATGACAAATACTAACAGCTAAACGTTTACTTTGTGCTCACTGTCCCAAAAGTTGTTCTAGAGGCTGTACAAGTAGGAATTTACTTAATCATCATGACAACCCCATAAGCTGGGTACTATTATTagtatccttattttatagatgagaaaactgaggcactaagaggttaagtgacttgccggggggggggggcacctaggAAGGGATAGAGCTGGGTGCCTCGATTCCCCGCCTTTTCCCTTACAGCATAGGGGCGGGCTGCAGGGAGTGGTGCTGCCAGGTGTTTGGTGAGCACTGCTGGCGCCAGCTTCAGGGCCTTGACAGGGGCGGGACCTGCGGTTCCCTCGGCAACCCCTTTGGGAAGCGGTGAGAGTGACACCGGAGGGGCAGGACTCTGTTAAAGGCGTCGCACCCCTTTTACAAGTGAATCAAAGTGGCTCCCACTTTCAGGAAGCCAAGGGTGGGAAACCCAGGCTCCCCGAGCGGCCCGAAGAGCTAAGGACATCCTCCCGACCACAGAAGGGCAAGGAAGAACTCGTAAAGGGCGAACCGCCCTACACCGTAGGACCAGGGCTCAGGGCCCCACCCCAACAGGCCCCGCCTCTGGGCGCGCAGCCAGCCCGCCCGCCAGTGCCCAGGCCGCGCCACGCCCTGCCacgagaggcccccgccccgcctcctaGCCCCCTGGGATCCCTCCGAGGAGCCCACCAATGTGTCCACGCGGTCTCCCTCCACAAGGCCCCCCCATAGGCGCTATGGTCTCCTTGCGGCACCCCGTAGCCCAGCAGCTCCTGACCACCTTCTCCAATCCCCACTGGTTCGCCCCGAGCCCCTGGATTCGGGCCTCCACCACCAACCCACCCTCCCGCGCCCCACTGCGGAGCGCCTCCAGACCCGCGCCTGCCTCACCCGGGGCCTCCGGGCTCCTCATGGTCCAGCCACTCCACCCTGCCTTTGCCCACCCTCCTGTCCCGGGACGCTCACAATCTCAGCAAACAGGAGAATTCCCTTTCGGGTGCGCGAAAAGTTGGTGCAGGCGGCCCAGCAGCCGGGGGCCGAGAGGCGCTCGGAATCCGCCATGGGGTGGGCCGGAGTCCCTAGGGACGCGGAGTATCTACTCGCTTTCTGGCGGATTTCGGGACGCTGCACACCCTGCCGTCTTGCCCGCCGTCTGGCTGGGAAGGGGGCCCCCGGGGCGAAGGAGGGAGTGAATCACCTCGCAGAGCAGAAGCGGGCGGGGCCGGAGGGGGCCGGGCCAGGTGGCTGCCGCCCCGGAAGCCCCTTTGCCCCGCCTGCCAAGGGTACTCCCCGCTGGGTGCGTAGCCCCCTGGGCGCCCCACCTCCGGGGGCGCCAGCCTTTGAGGCTTGGCATTTCGGGGTACCATGTGCGGTAATGGCGGGACCTTTTGCGCTTTCGGAATAGGAATGCTTTCGGTGCTGCCTCAATTCAGAACCTCGGGGATCTGGTTTTGGGGAAGCacatgactcagtttccttagctGTAAAAATGGCTGAGGCCATGGTTAAACCCAGGCATGTTTCCAGAATTCTGAATATTTCGGATCTTAGAAAGCTGTGTATTTCTTAACACTCTCAGCGAGGTCTGAGGCAGCCccgttttaaaataataataataataaaaagcctTAATATTTATTCAAGTAAAGGGGTGGAAATCGTTCACAATAAGTGGGATAAGCCAGAACTGAAAATTGTCCCTCATTAAGTCAGGTTAGGTTTTGTAACCAAAGGGTGCCCAGTACGTGGGAAAGCTATTTCCAGAGCTTTGGGGACTTCAAATTTCGGGTAAAGGATCATGGTTGGTGGAATAAACCCCTTAGCAGTGATGGAAATGAGACTGCACTGGCGCACAGCCTAAGAGAGAATAGGGCTTGGTGAGCATCAAACTGCTCAGTACATGGGGACAGACATTATTAACGGTGTCACAACCCagaggctctctgttctgcaatccTAGGGAGGCCCTGGCCCCAAGtgctgggcctctgtttcctggTTCTCAGAAGAGGGCCACCAGCACAGCCCTAGATGAAGAACGGGGAAGGAGCCCCCGTTTCTTTAGTGCTGGAAGCTTGGCCACATGAGAGGAAGGTTCCTGGGGTCCCGGTTGGGGTGACAAAGCTTATGATATTTGAAGTGTGTTATCCTAAGTGAGCTATTTCTCCTGACTCAGCCTTGATTTCTGCATCTGAGACAGGCATCTGGTCACAGGAATCAGGATCTCCCTGGAGATATGCTGAGGATCACATTCTCTAGACTGAAGGTTGGTTTTATTCTCATCCCATTTGAGGGAAGAGTTGTGGCTGGAAGGCCAGGGCAGTTAGACCCAAGGGCCTGcctgcacacacaccccaacctGGGGTGCCTCAAAACCAAGAAAGGGGCACCCTACTATCAGCCCGGGCTGCTAAGAGTGGTTGGGTGATAGAAGGAATGAAGCACACTTTTCCCCAGACTGAGTGTGTGCTTTCCAACTCTGTGAGGACATATCTGAGTTTCTAGAACAAAACAAACTCTGCTCCACTtcggggcctttgcacttgctgttcccatGGCTGCCAGTGCCCTTCTCCAAGCTCTTCATACATTCATTTGGCTTTTGGTCAATCAGGTCCTAGCTCAAAGGTTGGCTTCAAAGAGACCAGCAGCCCACCATCATTATTTCCACCAACATAACCTCCTTTAGCTGTCTTTATAACTCTGACCTCTCTCTGAAGTTAtctttaatttattccttttcttttcttttctttcctttgccttttccaaCCTAGGTTTACACAAAGTTAGAAATCTTTATGTTTCATTTCACCAGCATCTCCCCAGTGCCTATACAGTGCAAAGTAAACAACTGGGGCACAATCATTACATGATTAAAAGGACCAGCTCGGGAATCCAGCCTTGATTAAATCTCGCTTCAACCCCCTCCCTCGAGCTATTTATACTATCTGGGCCTCACTTCCCTCCCCCATGAAATGGACATATCAGGATTGTTGAGCAGATGTTTAAGTAGATGAAAATAGATACTGCAAGTAGAGCCAGTAGTAGGAATAAGGCTAAGTAAATGGTGGCTGGGGTTACTATTATTAGTCTCCAGGGTGTAACTGTGTTGATAGGACTGAAGCTCCTTCACttccctagagccacacctccaCTAGGCTCTGAGTCAAGGGTAGCTGGAAGCCCCAGCGCACTACCCCACAATGTACACAGTGCTGACCGTTGAAGCATTCACCAGCTCCCAGCCTGGCTTTAAGGTCCCCCTCTCTTTCCAGCGTCAGCCTAGAAATTCACATGCCCATCTTTTAATTTGTCTCCCCTCTCCGGTGGGAGTTGCCCATTCCCACCCGACCACAGCTTCcttcattggggggggggggtcaagtGCTTGGGGTGTGGTGACAAGCGAAGGTAACTAGACATTGCTTGCCTCGGCCAGCGCTGGCTTTGGGACTATCCCGGTAGGAGTCCAGCTGGCCACATAAGCCCTGCCTTCAGGGTTCTGCTCCCAGGATGGAGGAAACTCTGGCCTCTTCCAGGACCAGGAACGCCCAGCATGTGGCGTGTGCACACAAGCCTGGCGCTGTTCGTCACCATGTATGGAAGAGGGGGCGCGGCTGAGAGGTTCTAACAGCCTTTTTTAGCGCAACCCGCTGACTCACACCTTCCCGGCTCCGCCCCAAAGGGGGCTCCAGGGCCCCAGCCCATGCCCTAAGGGTGGCAGTCTACGTGCCAGCGAGAGCCGGCCAAGCAGGCCGGAAGTGAGAGACCACAGGTTCCCGGTGAAGGAAGCCACCCTGGTTCTAGCCTTGCTATCAGGCCATCAGGACAATTCCTGATCGGGGCTGTGGGTATTCAGGCGCACTCCCGCTACAACGGCCCACCTCTGCATTCCCCATGCCGGGAGCAAAGATTATCTGTGAGCCCCGCACACCGCCCcaaaagtgaaatgaatgaacGCGGAGAAGCAGGAGCTGGCGAAGAAAAACCGAGTGGGGAGAAAGCACGCCAGGCTGAGGATCGGCACAGGCAGACCCCGCTAGAGACACGGGTGAAACAGCATGAAGTAAGTAAGCTTTTTAATCGTTACAAGAAGAGGCCCTGCTTGAAACCAGATCGACCCACCTTCTCCTCTGCGGGGTGAACGCAGGAGCCCCACCCGACCTACAGCACCCGGCAAATCAAGACTGGGTCGAACCATTTTATTACCTCCCCCGCTCGAAACCAGAAGCGCAGGGCTGGCCCGTCTGGAGGGCTGTACCACTGACACTGCGAGGGAAGCGCGGGCTGGTCCGCTGCGCAGCCGGAGTGGGGATGGGACGAGACCGAGTGTGCGCTCTCCCAGCGATGCTAGCTAGCGTGCAGTCAGCGGAGCACACTGGATCCAGGTCCGGCAGTACCAAGTGAGCATCGGGCCGTCCCATACGTGCTCAGTGCCTCCGCCTTCCAGCGGCCATCTCGAGAGCAAGCTGTGGCGCCCCGGGGATCCCTAGGGCCCGTGAAAGCTGTTCCTCACTCGGCACCAGCCAGGGTCCCGGGGAACCCGGGGTTCGGTCGTTAGGGTCGTCTGTGCGGCGCTGAGGAGGAGGAACCACAGGACAGTCGGCCAGCGGCTCTGAGCTAGGCTCAGGGCTGCCCCGACGGTGCGGAAGTGGAGAAGCACTGACGGTGTGAGACCTCATCACCTCTGGTCCACCAGGATCTGGGCTGCGATCAGCGGATGGCAGACCTGCGGGTTAGATTGAGGGATAGGATGGGGAATGGAAAACCGAGCCCCCTGGCTGAGGGGGGCCGGCAGACTCCAGAGCCTGCAGGAGACAGGGACCCCTCCTTAGAGAAATCTACCTTTGAGGCCTGGACTAACCATTCAGGAACCGTTACCACCCCCTCAAGACTACCCCCCTCCAATGCCTCTTGTCCCGAGACCTCTCCCCAGCTGGATCCAGAACATGCCCCCGCAAATACTTCACCACAATCCCAAAGGAAATCAAACCCTGACCTTGATCTCGATATGCTAAACCCCTCCTATCTACGACCCCAGACAATCCCCTTCCTTAACGCGCCTCCCTCAACTCCCAACCATTTGCATGTGGATCCCTCAGCCTTGGAACtagaccccccccccactccggATCCCCATCCCATCCTCTCCTTCCTGAGACCCACTCCACCTTTTCATGCGAGAACAACTCTTCCTTCTAAACACCTGCTTTTACCCCagaccctatcccccttctcctctcctagTACCTCAAAAAACTCCCCTCTAAAATCTACTTTTATTCCTGTTCTGGGACCCTGCTCTTCCCCATCATGGATCGTGCTTTTGAGAATATCATGACACCTCACAGACACTAAACTCTGACTTCCTCCCCATAGATACCACCAACACCTCCCACCCTGGGCCCCAGCCTCTCCATGTTGTGAGtctctccatcccctcacagCTCTCTGAACCCTCTCCCTTGGGAAACCCACCATCTCCTTTCTGGGGCCCTTCTGCCCCTTCAGGCTCGGCAGGGTGGCTTTCAAGGGGCCTGCTTAGTACAAGACGGAGACGGGGACCGCCTGTGCGAATGCGCTCCACCACTTGGGCGTGGGTGAGGCCCCGAGTTGATTCTCCGTTGATGTGGAGCACGAGGTCCCCAGCCTACAAGAGTGCAAGGAGAGGGGTATTGTAGAATGAGCATATAGGGAGCACCCCGACAAAGGGCGAGGATTGGGCGAGCACTGTTGAGTGGAGGGCGTCTTATACCTCACCTGCAAGCGACCACAGCGCTGTGCTGGCCCATTTCTCAGCAGCCCGCGCACCGCCAGAGGAGCATCCCCAGATGAATCTTGGCCTCCGCTTAATGTGAGGCCAAAGCCCGTGGAATCTCGAACCAGTTCCACGCTGAACCGTCCAGAGGTCTGGAGCGGCTTCGAAGCAGAACATGCCTTAGACTGGGTCACTTGTGGCGGTGCAGTACCTGTACCCAAGATCACTGACCGATGATGCTGGAGTAAAAACACAAGCCTACGTACATTGCCAGTCTCAAAGCGGGTGGCATTCAATAAAAGGGCGATGTAGTACCTGTGGCCGGTGTTCCACGAAAGTGGGATTAGGCAGCCGACTGTCTGTAACCTCTATGTCTGCAGAATCCAGCACACTAACAGCTGGAAGATGAAAAAGGCAGTAAGAGGGGGACTCCAGGGAAACCACTTAGGACGTGCCCCCTGATTTAACGTTCTAGCTTCACCTCATTTCCTTACCTCTAGAATGCATACGCCCACCTATTTAACTGGGCTCAACCCACATGAGTAACTGACCTCAGGTCGACTTCTAAGTAATAATACTGGGCTCTGGTATTTGAATAGACCTTCCTATAGTCCTCCAATAACTCAGAGATCCTGTTCCTCATATTACACCCTTAGGCACTCCCTGGGGGGTGCAACTCCAAGACTGTGGACTCCTAAACTTTTCAGGCTCCGCCCCCTAACTGGCCTATAAATTTCAATCCATTCCTGACATTTCGATCCCTCCCCCTGACATCTGTAGGCTCCACCTCtggagtggattttttttccagaccCGCCCCTCAGCCAACTGCCCGCCCCCAAAACTCTTCTGGCCCCACCTCCTCAGAAATGCCATACAAAACCCCCCGGGCAAGGATAACCATCCAGCCCTGCACCCACAACTAGCCAATGCAACATTAATCTATCAAAATAGCTTTTCCAAGATCACCTCGTGGAAGAATATTCTAGGATAACGCCATGGCTCCGCCCCCTTGAAGCGCCCTCCGAGCCCCGCCCCGCCACCATTGGCCCCACCCAGGGAAGTAACTAGCAATCCCGGGTACGCCACTACTGAATCCCGCCCCACTcacaccccgccccccgcaaCGCACCAGCCTTGGGGCGCAGACGCAATGTGGCGCTCGTCCTGCGTACCAGCGCCGCTACGTCGGCCGCAGCTCTGGCCGCCAGGGGGCGCGCGTCCAGACGCGCCAGGAGCTGCCgggctctggggccagactgCAGGGGAAGGTCCTGGCCTGCGCGGGTGGAAAGAGGAGGTCAGCTCCTGCCCGAGCCTCGGCGAACCACCTTGCTCCTCGACGTCGGAAGACCCAAAATGCTCCTCAAGACCTTTGGAACCCCCCGACCACTCCCTCGATAGTTCCGCAGGCCCCTCTCAACTCCTGCGACCCCCCGCCATCGCGGGTATGCCCGCGGACCCCCGCCCGATACGCTCACGATATCCCTGGAGAGAGCTAGCTGACCGAAATATTTCTGGACacgtcccagcaccctgggactaTTTCTGGAggtctccatctgccccttcgTAACCCCAGATTCCAAACTCTTCCCGCACAGGAGCGAGAGGGACCCCGATTCCCCCCAGATGTCCCGACAGAAGACGGTCTGCCCCCGCTGTGGCCCTGGCACCCCCGAGGCCCCTTCCAGATCTCCTAGGCAAACCTGATGGCCCACGTAGCCCCAACTGCCGCTCCATTTATCCCCAGAGGCCCCCGCCTAACCCCCCGCAATTCACTACGGACCCTGAGTGGCCAGGCGTCCCCAGTGACCCCGGGCAGACCCCTCTGGCACATCTCCCCAGAGACTTCTGAGAGCCCCCGGGTCTGGTGCGCAGCCCCGCGGTGCGATGCGGTGCGGTGCGGTGCGGGTCGGGGACCTGGAGTCTAACCCGGGTCACCGGGCACCCGCCCCCACTGGGGCGCCAGGGCTGCTTTGTTTACCACCTGTCGGAAGGAAAAGGTGAGGCGCCGACAGGCGGGGCATGGGGTGTCAGGGACGCGCCCAGTCCCTCCCCACCCAACCCCCGTACCTCCTCTGCTCCCCCTAGGGTCCGTGGCGCCCCTCGCGCGCGGCTCCATGACCCGAAGTCCGCCGGCTGGACGCAAGGCCGCCAGCGACGCGTTTGGAGCGCCTGGGCGCGCTCACCTGGCGGCCCGCCCGGGCCTGGATGCGGCTGGGGCCGGCCGGTCCCGTGCCTGGCGCCCCGACCCGCGCGCTGACCTACCTGGCCGCCGGCGAGGAGGCCTGGCAGCGGGAGCCAGCGCGAGCTCTGGGCCTCGCTCTGCCTCAGGCGCTGCCTCGGTGAGCCCCGAAGCCTGCGCTGGGCTCCTTCTCCCACCCAGGAGGGGTTGTTAGTCCACGAGCgagaagaggaggggaagtcgaggcccagagaagttaagggCCCCGCCTGAACTCTGACAACTAAAAACGGGGGTGCAGAAGTGGAGCCCGCGTTTACCAGGGAATTCCGCAGCCTCCCACGGAGCTTTGCTCACAGTGGGACGGGACCTCAGCAAATTTGCAGTGAAACTTTTCTACTCGGGAAGTGGAAGAGTCTGTTGGGCTAGGCAGGGGCGGGGACGGGGGGGGGCGTCGGGGAGGCGTCCTTTGGAGCCTTGGGGTCCATGGGAGGGTTTGGGGCCCTGACCATGATAGGGTTGGGGGACTCCAAAAGCCGGGAAGGGCGGGTGCCCTTGAGAGTGGAGAGGCGGTGGGGGCCTCAACTTGAGTAGGCTTTCCAGGCCCATGGGTGGGAAGGGTCGCCAGCCAATGAGAAGGGAGAAATGAGGCCCCTCTTAGTTATTAAGAGTGAAGGGTGGCCTGGAGACAGAGGTCCGGATGGGGGAGCACTTGGGCACAGTGCTATTGGAATGGAAGGAGGAATGGGGTGCGGTGAGAGAGAGCCTGTGACCGCCACTCTGTGGAGGAAGAAACCGGGACCACAGGGGCTCAGAGACGTCTCAGTCCAGGGCCCCACAGCCAGCCATCCACAGTGCACGCCTCAGGTGGCTTATCCCCAGCGTTCACTGGGGCTGACTGTTTCACTCTGGGCCCTGGACGCACTGTGTCCTGATGTCCATTCTGGGTGGCCGGGCAGCCTCTGTTGTCCACCTTTCAGGGGCCTGGTGTTGTTAGGTGAGAGGGGTTGAATggtccctgcttcccttcctcctcccacctcGGACCTGACCTTGTCTTCGGAGAGGATACACTGGACCGCATTCATTGCTCTGCCCTGTTTTATGCCAACCACCCGGGGCTCTCATAACTCCCCAAATTTTGTGAACTGTTTGTCACATCATCCCTCCTTTGCCTGCACTGTGTCTTCTGTATGGGAACTCTTCCCAGTCTTTTGTTCACTGAAAGAGGACTGTATTATCAAGGCCCAGTTTTAAGGCTTTAATCTTCCATCCATCCAGTTCTGAAAAGGAATACAGAAGATGGGTTTTTGGCTATGTAGAATTGTAAACCTACGTGTTTCTTTCTGTGAGGGAGAGTTAAGGCTGCTTTATTTTCCTGAGTCTTCTCAGGAGAACTGGTTTGAGGAGAAAAACCAATGCTGATCCCACGGATCCCCCATCCTCTCCTTCACTGGGAAGTCTTCCCACTGTCTCCTCCAAGATCC
Above is a genomic segment from Neovison vison isolate M4711 chromosome X, ASM_NN_V1, whole genome shotgun sequence containing:
- the PLP2 gene encoding proteolipid protein 2, whose amino-acid sequence is MADSERLSAPGCWAACTNFSRTRKGILLFAEIILCLVILICFSASTPGYSSLSVVEMILAAIFFVIYMCDLHTKIQIINWPWSDFFRTLIAAILYLITSIVVLVEGGNHSKIIAGVLGLLATSLFGYDAYITFPLRQQRHTAAPTDPADGPV
- the MAGIX gene encoding PDZ domain-containing protein MAGIX — translated: MEPRARGATDPRGSRGGTGDLPLQSGPRARQLLARLDARPLAARAAADVAALVRRTSATLRLRPKAAVSVLDSADIEVTDSRLPNPTFVEHRPQHHRSVILGTGTAPPQVTQSKACSASKPLQTSGRFSVELVRDSTGFGLTLSGGQDSSGDAPLAVRGLLRNGPAQRCGRLQAGDLVLHINGESTRGLTHAQVVERIRTGGPRLRLVLSRPLESHPAEPEGAEGPQKGDGLPSADRSPDPGGPEVMRSHTVSASPLPHRRGSPEPSSEPLADCPVVPPPQRRTDDPNDRTPGSPGPWLVPSEEQLSRALGIPGAPQLALEMAAGRRRH